The following are encoded together in the Rana temporaria chromosome 12, aRanTem1.1, whole genome shotgun sequence genome:
- the PXMP4 gene encoding peroxisomal membrane protein 4 yields MAGAVLPMSVIRAVNQLLKRKKYQAALAVIKGFRNGAVYGAKIRAPHALVMTFLFKSGSLKDKLKAIFQATLTHSRNLAYFVFTYKSLLTVQEKIHGSKWQFHSFLAACVGGWVVFGANNHINSQINMYLLSRILFGLSRVAVEKGIIPEPKFDVFPIFSALVWGFVLWLFEYQRHTLQPSLQSSMTYLYDDSNIWHDISDFLIYNKPKQAK; encoded by the exons ATGGCGGGGGCTGTGTTACCGATGTCTGTGATCCGAGCTGTCAACCAACTTCTGAAGAGGAAGAAATACCAAGCCGCCCTGGCCGTGATCAAAgggttccggaatggagcagT gtATGGAGCTAAAATCCGGGCGCCGCATGCACTGGTGATGACGTTCCTGTTTAAGTCTGGAAG CTTAAAAGACAAGCTGAAAGCCATTTTCCAGGCGACATTAACTCATTCGAGGAATCTTGCTTATTTCGTCTTCACATATAAGAGCCTCTTGACGGTTCAGGAGAAAATACATGGAAGCAAATGGCAGTTTCATTCCTTCCTGGCAGCTTGTGTGGGCGGATGGGTGGTATTCGGAGCGAATAATCACATCAATAGCCAG ATAAACATGTATTTATTGTCTCGGATCCTCTTCGGATTGTCCCGGGTGGCAGTAGAGAAAGGAATCATCCCGGAGCCCAAGTTTGATGTCTTCCCGATTTTCTCAGCCCTGGTGTGGGGATTTGTGCTCTGGCTGTTTGAATACCAGCGCCATACTCTCCAGCCCTCCCTGCAGTCCTCCATGACGTATCTGTATGATGACAGCAACATCTGGCACGACATCTCGGACTTCTTGATCTACAACAAGCCTAAGCAggctaaataa